One part of the Sphingobium yanoikuyae genome encodes these proteins:
- a CDS encoding DNA topoisomerase IB: MSPPAIIHSHDGMPGISRRALKQGWAYRAADGSRITDRDEISRLNAIAMPPAYRDCWFCPSPHGHIQATGYDERGRKQYRYHPDFRAAREAEKYAGCPAFGRALPQLRAQMEEDLSRRGLRKARTIAAVVRLLDLAKLRVGNEHYATTNKSFGATTLRRRHVDLNGRSLTLRYRAKSGKEQQLSITDSRLLRFVRAVQDLPGQHLFQYLDEDGEAHPISSSDVNAYIAQAMGGDFTAKHFRTWGASTIAFETLAAGHVSLKEMIEPVAAALGNTPAISRKSYIHPALIDLCKDGQDEWRQGLRLPRRTRYLSRHERGLIAFLDDLANAPPLAAAA, from the coding sequence ATGTCGCCCCCCGCCATCATCCACAGCCATGACGGCATGCCCGGCATCAGCCGGCGCGCGCTGAAGCAGGGATGGGCCTATCGCGCGGCGGACGGCAGCCGCATCACCGACCGGGACGAGATCAGCCGGCTGAACGCGATCGCCATGCCGCCCGCATATCGCGACTGCTGGTTCTGCCCCTCGCCCCACGGCCATATCCAGGCGACCGGCTATGACGAGCGGGGGCGCAAGCAATATCGCTATCACCCCGATTTCCGGGCCGCGCGCGAGGCGGAAAAATATGCCGGCTGCCCCGCCTTCGGCCGTGCCCTGCCGCAACTGCGGGCGCAGATGGAGGAGGATCTGTCGCGGCGCGGCCTGCGCAAGGCGCGGACGATCGCGGCGGTGGTGCGGTTGCTGGACCTCGCCAAGCTGCGCGTCGGCAACGAACATTATGCCACCACCAACAAGAGCTTCGGCGCGACCACGCTGCGGCGGCGGCATGTCGACCTGAATGGCCGCAGCCTGACCCTGCGCTACCGGGCCAAGTCCGGCAAGGAACAGCAATTGAGCATCACCGACAGCCGCCTGCTGCGATTCGTGCGGGCGGTGCAGGATCTGCCGGGCCAGCATCTGTTCCAATATCTGGACGAGGATGGCGAGGCGCATCCGATCAGTTCGAGCGATGTCAACGCCTATATCGCGCAGGCCATGGGCGGCGACTTCACCGCCAAGCACTTCCGCACCTGGGGCGCATCCACCATCGCCTTCGAGACGCTGGCGGCGGGCCATGTCTCGCTCAAGGAGATGATCGAGCCGGTAGCGGCGGCGCTGGGCAACACGCCGGCGATCAGCCGCAAATCCTATATCCACCCCGCCCTGATCGACCTGTGCAAGGACGGACAGGATGAATGGCGGCAGGGGCTTCGCCTGCCGCGCCGGACGCGCTATCTGTCGCGTCACGAACGCGGGCTGATCGCGTTCCTCGACGATCTGGCCAACGCGCCCCCGCTGGCAGCAGCAGCCTGA
- a CDS encoding putative O-glycosylation ligase, exosortase A system-associated: MRDLFFIAFLGAFFLMGFKRPFLLVIIYAYIDIVSPQRLCYYLLNSIPISLIAFVCAVGAWIVVDDKKDCRFSARQVLLLVLLAWCGYTTATADFPINAATKWAWVWKAIVFAVFLPLVLRTRLRIEALALFMVLCASTIIINGGMKTALSGGGYGVLNLMVDNNSGLYEGSIISCVAIALIPIILWLTQHGTIFPPDWKVKAFAYALCLACMLMPVGTEARTGLVCLVILAGMMLMRSKRKFVYGPLLAFAALAAIPFLPASFTKRMQTIENHQGDESASTRVAVWMWTLDYVKTHPGGGGFDNYLQNSFTYFAQSEVGDGDEKRIERRLVTDKGRAYHSAYFEMLGEQGYFGFFLWALLHLSCFIRTESIRRMYRKRDGPDEAWIAPFAVALQQGHVVYMIGSLFVGIAYQPFIFMMLSLQIGLDTYLTRKRKDAGRVPFFQQPGAQAGVTA, from the coding sequence ATGCGTGACCTGTTCTTCATCGCCTTCCTGGGCGCCTTCTTCCTGATGGGATTCAAGCGGCCTTTTTTGCTGGTCATCATCTACGCCTATATCGACATCGTTTCGCCGCAGCGGCTCTGTTATTATCTGCTCAATTCGATCCCGATCTCGCTGATCGCCTTCGTCTGTGCGGTCGGGGCATGGATAGTGGTGGACGACAAGAAGGATTGCCGCTTTTCCGCGCGGCAGGTGCTGCTGCTCGTCCTGCTGGCCTGGTGCGGCTATACCACCGCGACCGCCGATTTCCCGATCAACGCCGCGACCAAATGGGCCTGGGTGTGGAAGGCGATCGTCTTTGCCGTGTTCCTGCCGCTGGTGCTGCGCACGCGGCTGCGGATCGAGGCGCTGGCGCTGTTCATGGTGCTGTGCGCGAGCACGATCATCATCAATGGCGGCATGAAGACCGCGCTGTCGGGCGGCGGCTATGGCGTGCTCAATCTGATGGTCGACAATAATAGCGGCCTGTATGAGGGCAGCATCATTTCTTGCGTGGCGATCGCGCTGATCCCGATCATCCTTTGGCTGACCCAGCATGGCACCATCTTTCCGCCCGACTGGAAGGTGAAGGCCTTTGCCTACGCGCTTTGCCTGGCCTGCATGCTGATGCCGGTCGGCACGGAGGCGCGCACGGGCCTTGTCTGCTTGGTCATCCTGGCCGGCATGATGCTGATGCGGTCGAAGCGCAAGTTCGTATATGGCCCGCTGCTGGCCTTTGCCGCGCTGGCCGCCATCCCCTTCCTGCCCGCCAGCTTCACCAAGCGGATGCAGACGATCGAGAATCACCAGGGCGACGAGAGCGCCTCCACCCGCGTCGCGGTGTGGATGTGGACGCTCGACTATGTGAAAACCCATCCGGGCGGCGGCGGCTTCGACAATTATCTCCAGAACAGCTTCACCTATTTCGCCCAGAGCGAGGTCGGCGACGGCGACGAGAAGCGGATCGAGCGCCGCCTGGTCACCGACAAGGGCCGCGCCTATCACAGTGCCTATTTCGAGATGCTGGGCGAGCAGGGCTATTTCGGCTTCTTCCTGTGGGCACTGCTGCATCTGAGCTGCTTCATCCGCACCGAATCGATCCGCCGCATGTATCGCAAGCGCGACGGACCGGACGAGGCCTGGATCGCGCCCTTCGCCGTGGCGCTGCAGCAGGGCCATGTCGTCTACATGATCGGATCGCTGTTCGTGGGCATCGCCTATCAGCCTTTCATCTTCATGATGCTCTCGCTCCAGATCGGCCTCGACACTTATTTGACCCGCAAGCGCAAGGACGCCGGACGCGTGCCGTTCTTCCAACAGCCTGGCGCGCAGGCGGGAGTGACGGCATGA
- a CDS encoding TIGR04063 family PEP-CTERM/XrtA system glycosyltransferase, with amino-acid sequence MSRILHVLDHSLPMHSGYTFRTRAILRAQLAKGWDVRGLTGRRHVAAGPQEELVDGLHFHRTPGEAAGGNALLREWRDISAHADAIESLVRQWRPDIIHAHSPVLNAMAAQRVARRHGIPLIYEIRAFWEDAAVGNGTGTEGSPRYWLTRQLETHAVRAADAVAVICEGLRSDLVARGIDSAKITVSPNGVDLDQFGAPVPRDPALTAKLGLEGADVVGFIGSFYDYEGLDDLIAAMPRLVRARPRAKLLLVGGGPMEQALRDQALASPFTDHIVFVGRVPHDQVEHYYAQVDVLAYPRKAMRLTDLVTPLKPLEAMAQGRLVAASSVGGHRELIEDGVTGTLFAPDDPAAIAQALAGMFADRGFWDERRIVARDFVERERNWSSNILRYEPVYQRLLGRDSTAKAA; translated from the coding sequence ATGTCTCGTATCCTTCACGTTCTCGATCACAGCCTGCCGATGCACAGCGGCTATACGTTCCGCACGCGGGCGATCCTGCGCGCGCAGCTGGCCAAGGGCTGGGACGTGCGCGGGCTGACCGGCCGGCGCCATGTCGCGGCGGGACCGCAGGAGGAACTGGTCGACGGCCTGCATTTCCACCGCACACCGGGCGAAGCGGCCGGCGGAAACGCGCTTTTGCGCGAATGGCGCGACATTTCCGCCCATGCCGATGCGATCGAGTCGCTGGTGCGACAATGGCGGCCGGACATCATCCATGCCCATTCGCCGGTGCTCAATGCCATGGCCGCGCAGCGAGTCGCGCGCCGCCACGGGATTCCGCTGATCTACGAGATTCGCGCCTTCTGGGAGGATGCGGCGGTCGGCAACGGCACCGGGACCGAAGGCAGCCCGCGCTACTGGCTGACCCGCCAGCTCGAAACCCATGCGGTCCGTGCCGCCGACGCAGTTGCGGTCATCTGCGAAGGGCTGCGGTCCGATCTGGTCGCGCGCGGAATCGACTCGGCCAAGATCACCGTGTCGCCCAATGGCGTCGATCTTGATCAGTTCGGCGCGCCGGTGCCGCGTGATCCGGCCCTGACCGCGAAGCTGGGGCTTGAAGGCGCCGATGTCGTCGGCTTCATCGGCAGCTTCTATGATTATGAAGGGCTGGACGATCTGATCGCCGCCATGCCGCGACTCGTGCGGGCGCGGCCCAGGGCGAAGCTGCTGCTGGTCGGCGGCGGGCCGATGGAACAGGCGCTGCGCGATCAGGCGCTGGCCTCGCCCTTCACCGACCATATCGTCTTTGTCGGCCGGGTGCCACACGACCAGGTCGAACATTATTATGCCCAGGTCGATGTCCTCGCCTATCCGCGCAAGGCGATGCGCCTTACCGATCTGGTGACGCCATTGAAGCCGCTGGAAGCGATGGCGCAGGGCCGACTCGTCGCTGCGTCGAGCGTCGGCGGCCATCGCGAACTGATCGAGGATGGCGTGACGGGCACCCTGTTCGCGCCGGACGACCCGGCTGCGATTGCGCAGGCGCTGGCAGGCATGTTCGCGGATCGCGGCTTCTGGGATGAACGCCGCATCGTGGCGCGCGATTTCGTCGAGAGGGAGCGTAACTGGTCGTCAAACATTTTGCGTTATGAGCCTGTTTACCAGCGACTTCTGGGACGCGACTCGACCGCAAAGGCGGCCTGA
- a CDS encoding S24 family peptidase, translated as MDEAQDARTALDRLIVERGENYADLSRLIGRNPAYIQQFIKRGTPRKLDEADRRILARYFGVAETMLGSPVQAGAPIPRVRGLPAVVAVPRLSLGASAGAGSLDEDERTAGVMAFDAQWLRHLGVRPQRVSIIRVDGESMAPTLNDGDDIMVDHEDDADRLRDGVYVLRLDGVLMVKRVAMGPLRGRFSVLSDNPHYPDWTDIDPAMVAIVGRVVWTGRRLV; from the coding sequence ATGGATGAAGCGCAGGACGCCCGGACTGCCCTCGATCGGCTGATCGTCGAACGCGGGGAAAATTATGCCGATCTGTCGCGGCTGATCGGGCGCAATCCCGCCTATATTCAGCAGTTCATCAAGCGCGGCACGCCGCGCAAGCTGGACGAGGCGGATCGCCGTATCCTGGCGCGCTATTTCGGCGTAGCGGAAACGATGCTGGGCAGTCCTGTGCAGGCCGGCGCACCGATCCCGCGTGTGCGCGGCCTGCCTGCGGTGGTGGCGGTGCCGCGCCTGTCGCTTGGCGCCTCCGCCGGCGCGGGCTCGCTGGATGAGGATGAGCGCACCGCGGGAGTGATGGCGTTCGACGCGCAATGGCTACGGCATCTGGGCGTGCGGCCGCAGCGTGTGTCGATCATCCGGGTCGATGGCGAATCGATGGCGCCCACGCTCAACGATGGCGATGACATCATGGTCGATCATGAGGATGACGCCGATCGCCTGCGTGACGGCGTCTATGTGCTGCGGCTCGACGGCGTGCTGATGGTCAAGCGGGTGGCGATGGGGCCGTTGCGCGGCCGGTTCAGCGTATTGAGCGACAATCCCCATTATCCCGACTGGACCGATATCGATCCGGCGATGGTGGCGATCGTCGGCCGGGTCGTCTGGACAGGCAGGCGGCTGGTCTGA
- a CDS encoding XdhC family protein — protein sequence MNDNGAVIRKAIEWRGAPMALATVVSTWGSAPRPRGSHMIVHQDGRLEGSISGGCVETDVLQRAAEVIAGRPGHVAHYGVADGDAWEVGLPCGGEISVLVQPVGEGGFAPDLFDRIASESARGRALTLSTDLDEGITREGVVEGQFLNRYDPPRRLLIVGAVQIAQSLAALAQAIDVTPVVIDPRGRFLTAERFPGIELDDRWPDAAIAARHPGESTAVVTLSHDIKIDDPALIAALAAPTGYVAALGSRRSHAARLERLAAQGFGTDDLARIDGPAGLDIGAIGAAEIALSITAGMVAGFNAKR from the coding sequence ATGAACGATAATGGCGCGGTGATCCGCAAGGCGATCGAGTGGCGCGGTGCGCCGATGGCGCTGGCGACGGTCGTGTCGACCTGGGGATCGGCGCCGCGTCCGCGCGGCAGCCACATGATCGTGCATCAGGATGGCCGGCTGGAGGGCAGCATATCGGGCGGCTGTGTCGAGACCGATGTGTTGCAGCGCGCTGCCGAAGTGATTGCCGGCCGGCCCGGCCATGTTGCGCATTATGGCGTGGCCGATGGCGATGCGTGGGAGGTTGGCCTGCCGTGCGGTGGTGAGATCAGCGTGCTGGTGCAGCCGGTGGGGGAGGGTGGCTTTGCCCCCGACCTGTTCGACCGGATCGCGTCGGAAAGCGCGCGCGGCCGGGCGCTCACGCTCTCGACCGATCTGGACGAAGGCATCACCCGCGAAGGCGTGGTCGAGGGTCAGTTCCTTAACCGCTATGATCCGCCTCGCCGGTTGCTGATCGTCGGCGCGGTACAGATTGCCCAGTCGCTCGCTGCGCTGGCGCAGGCGATCGACGTCACGCCGGTGGTGATCGACCCGCGCGGCCGCTTCCTGACGGCAGAGCGTTTTCCCGGCATCGAGCTGGACGATCGCTGGCCCGACGCAGCGATCGCCGCGCGCCATCCCGGCGAATCGACCGCCGTCGTGACCTTGAGCCATGACATCAAGATCGACGATCCCGCGCTCATCGCCGCGCTCGCTGCACCGACCGGCTATGTCGCAGCACTGGGATCGCGGCGCAGCCATGCCGCGCGGCTCGAACGGCTCGCGGCGCAGGGTTTCGGCACCGATGATCTTGCCCGGATCGACGGGCCGGCGGGGCTCGACATCGGCGCGATCGGCGCGGCGGAAATCGCCCTGTCGATCACCGCCGGCATGGTCGCCGGTTTCAACGCCAAGCGCTGA
- a CDS encoding YbdD/YjiX family protein: MSPFFQTLRRMAHLMVGQPDYDAYLRHMRDHHPGHAPMDRTAFFRNRQEARYGGKNGGKCC; this comes from the coding sequence ATGAGCCCGTTCTTCCAGACGCTGCGACGCATGGCGCATCTGATGGTCGGCCAGCCCGACTATGACGCCTATCTGCGCCATATGCGCGACCATCATCCCGGCCATGCGCCGATGGACCGCACCGCCTTTTTCCGGAACCGGCAGGAGGCACGCTATGGCGGGAAAAATGGCGGGAAATGCTGCTGA
- a CDS encoding carbon starvation CstA family protein, which translates to MTRHIPWILTALVGAASLAVVAVSRGETVNALWIVVAAVSCFLVAYRYYALFIAREVMRLDPGRPTPAIRRADGLDYVATDRTVLFGHHFAAIAGAGPLVGPVLAAQMGYLPGTLWIIAGVVLAGAVQDFMVLFISMRRDGKSLGELIRMEMGQVAGTIALFGAFMIMVIILAVLALIVVKALAESPWGMFTVAATVPLAMAMGAYTRWIRPGRIGEVSILGLIGLLAAIVYGQAIAQSPVWGPIFTFTPVQLCWILIGYGAVASVLPVWLLLAPRDYLSTFLKIGAIAALAIGIVIMAPPLKMHAVTQFAAGGGPVWSGGLFPFLFITIACGAVSGFHALIASGTTPKLIATESDAPLIGYGAMLMEAFVAIMALVGASILDPGIYFTMNSPAAVIGTDPASVSAAVTAMGFPISPDLIVQTAKDVGEHTIISRAGGAPTLAVAMAEIFSHVFGGPAMKAFWYHFAILFEALFILTAVDAGTRAGRFMLQDLIALAVPSFKDSKSQLPGFIATGLCVAAWGFFLYQGVTDPLGGVNTLWPVFGISNQMLAAIALMLGTAVLFRMKRDRFAWVTMVPAAWLLICTLSAGFLKLFSTDAKVGFLAHAAKYGAALDKGEVLAPAKSMAEMHQILFNDYVDAGLVAIFLAVVLALLVFTIRTCIAARRFGAPTAREIPAQLVTAP; encoded by the coding sequence GCTGTGGATCGTTGTCGCCGCCGTCAGCTGTTTCCTGGTCGCCTATCGTTACTATGCGCTATTCATCGCGCGCGAGGTGATGCGGCTTGATCCGGGCCGGCCCACCCCCGCAATCCGCCGCGCCGACGGGCTGGATTATGTCGCGACCGACCGCACCGTGCTGTTCGGCCATCATTTCGCGGCGATCGCCGGAGCGGGGCCGCTGGTCGGGCCGGTGCTGGCGGCGCAGATGGGCTATCTGCCCGGCACGCTGTGGATCATTGCCGGCGTCGTGCTGGCCGGCGCGGTGCAGGACTTCATGGTCCTGTTCATCTCCATGCGCCGCGACGGCAAGTCGCTGGGCGAGCTCATTCGCATGGAAATGGGCCAGGTGGCGGGCACGATCGCGCTGTTCGGCGCCTTCATGATCATGGTGATCATCCTGGCCGTGCTGGCGCTAATCGTGGTCAAGGCGCTGGCGGAAAGCCCCTGGGGCATGTTCACCGTCGCCGCCACCGTGCCGCTGGCCATGGCGATGGGCGCCTATACACGCTGGATCCGCCCCGGCCGGATCGGCGAAGTGTCGATCCTGGGGCTGATCGGCCTGCTCGCGGCGATCGTCTATGGCCAGGCGATCGCGCAGTCGCCGGTCTGGGGGCCGATCTTCACCTTCACCCCGGTGCAGCTCTGCTGGATATTGATCGGCTATGGCGCGGTAGCATCGGTGCTGCCGGTGTGGCTGCTGCTGGCGCCGCGCGATTATCTGTCGACCTTCCTCAAGATCGGGGCGATTGCCGCGCTGGCGATCGGCATCGTCATCATGGCGCCGCCGCTCAAGATGCACGCCGTCACCCAGTTCGCCGCCGGCGGCGGGCCGGTCTGGTCGGGCGGCCTCTTCCCCTTCCTGTTCATCACCATTGCCTGTGGCGCGGTGTCCGGCTTCCACGCACTGATCGCCAGCGGCACCACGCCCAAGCTGATCGCGACCGAGAGCGACGCGCCGCTGATCGGCTATGGCGCGATGCTGATGGAGGCGTTCGTGGCGATCATGGCGCTGGTCGGCGCGTCGATCCTGGACCCCGGCATCTATTTCACGATGAACAGCCCGGCCGCTGTGATCGGCACCGATCCTGCCAGCGTGTCCGCCGCCGTCACCGCCATGGGCTTCCCGATCAGTCCGGACCTGATCGTCCAGACGGCCAAGGATGTCGGCGAACATACGATCATCAGCCGGGCGGGCGGCGCACCGACCTTGGCGGTCGCGATGGCGGAAATCTTCAGCCATGTGTTCGGCGGCCCGGCGATGAAGGCCTTCTGGTATCATTTCGCCATCCTGTTCGAGGCGCTGTTCATCCTGACCGCCGTCGATGCCGGCACCCGCGCCGGCCGCTTCATGCTGCAGGATCTGATCGCGCTGGCGGTGCCGAGCTTCAAGGACAGTAAGAGCCAGTTGCCGGGCTTCATCGCCACCGGCCTGTGCGTCGCGGCCTGGGGCTTCTTCCTCTATCAGGGCGTGACCGATCCGCTGGGCGGGGTGAACACGCTATGGCCGGTGTTCGGCATCTCCAACCAGATGCTCGCGGCAATCGCGCTGATGCTGGGGACCGCCGTGCTGTTCCGGATGAAGCGCGACCGCTTCGCCTGGGTGACGATGGTGCCGGCCGCCTGGCTGCTGATCTGCACGCTGTCGGCCGGCTTCCTGAAATTGTTCTCGACCGATGCGAAGGTCGGCTTCCTGGCCCATGCCGCCAAATATGGCGCTGCGCTGGACAAGGGCGAGGTTCTGGCGCCGGCCAAGTCGATGGCGGAAATGCACCAGATATTGTTCAACGATTATGTCGATGCCGGGCTGGTCGCGATCTTCCTGGCGGTGGTGCTGGCATTGCTGGTCTTCACCATCCGGACGTGCATCGCCGCGCGGCGCTTTGGCGCGCCGACCGCGCGCGAGATTCCGGCGCAACTGGTCACGGCGCCATGA